Within the Drosophila melanogaster chromosome 3R genome, the region ATTAGTTGTTAAGTTGTTTGAATGAATGATATGCACCTATTTTGTATTGCGTTGCAGAGGTTTGCATATTCtgttaattttgtatataaattcGGAGTCTCGCCACTAAAATGCTTCCTGATTTGAGTATTTTGGCTGTTTACACGCCAATTACAGTATCATCTATTGgtaattttcaaattgttGAATATAAATTGTTGAATGAATTATAAACAATACGATTTTACTTAAGTAAGGAAATtgggaaattttattttttatttccagtGCATGGAAAGGGTATTTCTTGAAAGTAAATTGGCATACGACGGTATTTACTTGTAGGACGGTTGGTATTTTTTATCGTTCCCGGCGCGGCCACACTGCTGACTAAtaattttcgtattttgtaaatattggACTTTAATTCAATTCAGGGCAATGCACGGACGCGTAAAAGTGAGGACCACGGAGGAGGAGCGCGAGCGGAAGAAGAAGGAGCAGGCTCTGAAAGTCCGGGCCTACCGTGCAGCCATGGGAAGGATTCAGAAGAAGAGGGAGGCGGGTGAGCTGGACAACGAAATGCTCAGCCTGACAGTTCAGATCTTGCTGCGGAATCCGGATGTCAGCATGCTGTGGAACATCCGCAGGGAGTGCGTGCTGGAGAAGCTGTTCAGGCTAAAGGAAGAGGAGGCCACGTGCGAGACGCCCAGCGAGGAGAAGCCAGAGAAGGAAAACCAAACCGGTGAGAATAAGCCGAGTGAAAAGAAGGCCGCTGGCGAGGACAAGGCCCATTCCATTTTCACCTGCGAACTGGACCTCACCGAGCAGTGCCTAATGGTCAACCCGAAGTCCTACAACGCCTGGCACCACCGCTGCTGGACCCTGGAACAGAATCCCAGGGCGGACTGGCAGCAGGAGGTGAAACTGTGCAACAAGTACCTCAAATTCGACGAGCGCAACTTCCACACCTGGGACTACAGGCGCTATGTGACCGGCAAGGCCATGGTGCCGGCCACCCAGGAGCTGGACTTCTGCACCGAGAAGATCAGGGCTAACTTCTCCAACTACTCCAGCTGGCACCACCGCAGTCTCCTGCTTCCGGAGCTCTACCCCAACCAGCAGAGAGACCGGCCCATGAGTGAGGAGAAGTTGCAGAAGGAGCTTGAAATGGTGCTGACCGCTGCTTTCACGGATCCTAACGACAGCAGTGCTTGGTTCTACCAGCGCTGGTTGCTGGGCAGCGGCGCCCAGTTGGATCGGGCTCCAAGGATAGCTGCTTTTCGACTGGAGTCACATGGAGCAGTCCTCGCCCTTGACAAGCCCTACCCAGATATAAAGCAATTGAAGACTGAGCTAGTTGGGGGAGGACAAACGATTTTACTGGAGTTCTGGCTACCAGTGGACAAGCGTGGAACCAGTTGGAAGTGTCAGCAGAACTTCGATTACCAAAGAAACTCAGCTTACTCCCTTAGGCTCTCCGATCAGAAGGTTGACCTCTCGCCTCTGTCTGGCTCGGAAAACGGAGCCTATTACATTGCGCCGCCACACGGCACTACGAGTTGCAGCAAGGATCTCCTGGCGGAGCTGCAAACGCAGCTGCAATCCTGCCTAGATCTTCTGGAGTTTGAGCCGGACAGCAAGTGGACCCTACTAACAAGTGCCCTTCTAATGCGTGCTATCGATTTCTCAGCCAATCACGAAACGAGCTTGGCGCACTTGGCCAAGTTGGAAAAGGTGGATTTTTTAAGAGAGGGTTACTACAAGGACCTCGCTGCTAGGTGGACCTTGGAGTGGGAGCTTGCCAAGTGGCCCCAATCGGCCGACTTTCCCAAAAGATTTGACATAGCGAATGCCGTACTGCTGGAATCGCTTCCTTATGATCAATACTTAGTCATCGCTGATGAAATAACCTTGCCCAACAAACTGCGAGACAAATTGGGGGAATCAGTGCCCAAAACGTTTGCAGACTTGAAGTTGCAGTCATAGACCATTGGTGAATTGGTTTCGATAAGATAAGCcatattttacatttggtgCTGAACCGTTTTTGGTGATGTTGAAAGCCTTGAAAGAAGTGCAATCAATCGCTAAATTccattttgaaattattcctATTTATTCCTTGTACGAGTATGAGAAGAAATGTTATGTACATTactaatacatatttttactCTCTTTGTATATCGATGTGCAAATATACGAATAGTAAAATATCCGAGTTTAATTTTCCAGTAAATGGTTGCTAATAAGGAAATAACCAAGACGAGGTCGATTTCGATTGGAAATGagagtttatttttatatgctcCATGCTTACCAAGATGGATTTCCTATTCTTAGGAAATTCAAACAAATTGAACATGAATTTTAGGAAAAGTTCTTAAAACGCTCTTTGTCGGAATTCACACAACACAAATTTGCTTCTATCCGCAAGTGAAATCGATGACATCCGCAGCCATCCATTATCGAATGTTCCACGAGTTAAATGGGAAAACCATCAACACTGCTGCATGGAAACGCTGGCTACTTTAAGCGGTCCCGGAATCTGCCACAATGCTGAGGGTTTCTTTGACATTGCCACCATGTTGCAaatgcagttgctgctgctgcttctgttgttGCCACCGATGTCGCCTCGCGTGTGCAGCGGGGAGCTGCGAGATTTGCGGTTTTTTGGCGGCTCTCGTGGttatataaattatgcaaGACCCTCGAGGCGGAGATGCTCTGCGACGGGATGGCGATGCGAGGAGCTCAATGCGCGTCCACAACATTGGCAGCCGCATGTCATTACGTGCCGCAGCTGCACGAAGGAGACTCACTGAAACAAAAATGAGGAAGAAAAAATTTGATTCGAAGTAAAATTAGTGCAAAAATCGTTATAGAACGTTAAATTATAGTGTCTACAGTAGAGAACGTAGAAATATTCTTGGCTCCATACCCATTTGGTCAGATCGTTGTAAGGGGTCATCCTAAATAATAGTAAAATAGTTTATGTAAGCAAGTATGATTTGCTTACTCTTCGCTACAGTACATTTTGTTAGGTGCAGCGGACAGCAAGGTTCGGGAGGGAGGGGACTTCCAAGGCGGAGAGGCATTTGACAGGCATGTGAAAGGCCGCCAGACGTGCCTGGAGCTAAGCACCTAGGAGGCGACATTCCCACTTGGGCGTTAATACTCGCCTGCAGGTGCTCGGGCAGGAGGTGCAGCTGTCATCAGGCAGGCCACAGTGGCACACAtgtcgtatgcgcaatgtttGGGCATGGGAATTTAATGGAGTCAGTCGGGTGGATGGTTATATCCTGCTATCATATTAACATTAGCAGACGCCTTGGCATTCAAATTTCCGTCTCACCCAGTCGACACCACATCCGATGGAATACTCGTACTCTCACCACTCGACTGCAGCCCGTATGGCGACATAATCTTAATTATGCCAATGCCATTtcttgcaaatattttgccacGACTCCGGAAAACGTGACGCTGGCAAGATGCAGCTCATTAAAATGTTCGGGGCCAATTATTAAGGGTGTAGGGGGTGGCAAGTGGGAGgggcgctgctgctgcagctgcatctTATCTGAACGCACAGAGTCGCAAACTTAATTAATGGGACAAGTCAATGAGAAAGGTCAGGAAACATGGCGGCGGAAAGGAGCTAACAGATAGATGCCCGTCAAGATGCAATCTCGCTGGTGGACTAATAGATGACTTTGCTGGCCACGATTAGTTATTGAATATTTGACGTATCGTGCTCATGGATTTTCTCCGTTTTATTGCATTATTTAGGACCATCATTATCGATTTTTGTTGTGAATAGTCCTTAGTCCTTTCAACCAAATAATCTTGGGAGCCACACCTGTCCTATTTGTAAGCGAGGTGTATGGGTTTATAATCACAAGCTCTCAGCTATAAAAGGCACAAATTAATCGAATGCAGtggtttttaattgaaatcttAAGATTTGATGATGGCAATCGAGAATAATagttataaaacaaaagagGTCACTATAGTCAAATTTCTAGACTATCAGATGATACTCAGTTTATAGGAGTGGATAAGTTtaattacaacaaaaaatttgTTGGACGGACGGACACATAGACAGCCAGGCGGACATGGTCAGATATTTTTTTAACGAATCAGTATTTTCATTTACTTTACGACTGAGGGATATAACAATTTTTGGGATCGATGCTTAAGAGCTAAAAGCTTTTTAGCCTGGCAAAGAAATTAGGATGGATAATGTGATTAAGTAGATTaagtttatttactttaaagtGTTattataaaaactattttcgcttttgttgCACAGTATTCCCTTTTGGTCACACAAGTTTCGAAGTTTGATATCTATTGAAATAGCTAGTGGGAGGGCAAGTCAACGCAAATAATGTTTTCAAAATGTCCTTTGTTCATACCGAAGAATAGAAGTTGATTCCGATCTATGGAAATATAGAACCTttggaataaaataaataaaacattgatgaaatattatttttctacAGCAAATTTCGGCCGAAAATTGCCACTTTGAGGGCCAGGATACTAAATCACAGAAAGGTATTCACCAGCACTTGCCGGGAATATGGCTTTTGCACCTAACCTGGGTTTTTCAGGCTGTAATAACATGCTCTCGAAATTGACtcaaaatttgtatttgtttaccAAATTCGGACCCTTGCCCCACGTAACTAGATTTGGCAAACTGTGCCACATATCTCCGGCCAAGTCATGTGGAGCGGCGCCACAGCACTCATAATTTATTCGCCTACCATGGCAACTAGTGGAATCTCCCTCCTGTTTTGCTTCTAAATTATGTTTATATGTTGCCCCAGTACCCTgaactcccccccccccccaccacaccacacacacaccccccccTTCCGAGAGAATAGTCACTGAAAATGGTCTTAAGTCCAGACAGAGCACACAATACACATGTTTCAGTGGTAGACAGTTTTTAGACGTGATAATGCAAGTGGAAAAtcagaaaaatatattgtgaCTGCCTCTTCTTTGCCAgtctgcagcagcagtagaAAATAGTATCGTAgtatggaaaacaaaaaagtccAGTGCGAGGAAAAATGGGTGCCACATGTACTACTAATACACTTGGAACAATATTGCTAAGCGCGAATGGAAAAGATTACACAAACTAAGCGTCTGACTTAATCTGAAAATGGGGTTCGTTAACTTTATATCCAACATGAGAAAGAGAGACTTTGGAATTTCGAAATATTTGGATACGGCACGCAGAAGGCAATCACTTAAAAAGAATtatattatgtatttatacaaatttggCTCCCGGTTCTCTGGCCAACCTGTAAGCATATGCATCAAATTGGGACGGATGGGATGGATGGGTCGGTTGGGATGGATGCCACATAGAAGAGGGGCTTGGAATGATTTCTGTCTGCAGCTGTCACATAATGTTAACTTGGGTCTCTGTCTCGGCGGCGTGGGATGCATGAAAAACTCATTacgagcagctgcagctgcggtCACCCGAGTTTTCCATCCGATTTTCCCACCAGTGTCTCCCGGCCGAACTGAGCTGATTCTTAAATAAGTTGCGGCAAATTGGCCTGCCGGCGGCCAATTGAATATCCGCATCGATTGGGCTTAGGGCCGCCTCCACTTTTAATTGCATAACACATAGTTTCAGGCTCCTTGCTtacacttcacttcacttcacttcactccACCCCACTTCACTCCTCTGCCAGCAACTTGGCAGCTCGAAAGTTCGCTTTAACAAGTGAGCAACTTTCAATGGGCAATTAAAAGGGCACACAAACCGGGGACAACAACAGTTCTGTGGTCTGGTGTGGCACACTATGGTATGGTGTTGTGTTGGGTTGTGTTGTGGAAGAGGAAGAAGAGGTCTCCAGCGCGAAGTCACCGGAAACGTTAACAAAATGCATAGCAGCACAGATTCAGCTAAAGTTTTTGGCCCGAAAGGCAATTAAAGTTTTGGCACCGACACAACAGAAACTCAAGTTGTGCACAGAGCCAAATAATTATGCTGTTCGGTTCGGAGCAGAGGAATGGAAATAAACCTCTTGGCTTCTTTCCACTGAGCTGCTGGTCTAATATAACCATTTATAACTCCTTCTTTGTTTTCTAATAACCAATACTTGTGTATCCCAAAGAATCCTGCGATTTGTTCCTGTGCTCAGCAGCTGGAAAAGGCCGCGCAGGATGGTGACTCCGGGAGCCTCGACTTCTGCCCGCCAGTTGCCGCAGCTCTGGCCATAAATTTCGTGGCCGAATCACTGCAAGATCTGGCGATTGGGGATctgcaattgcattttacTTATGTGTATGAAACATTATGGTTTGTGCACTTCATACAAATAACTTATTAATATTTACGCACAATGCAATCAGAACATGGCGCCATCAAAGTCGGAGTCCTCTGACGTcaccacacccacacacacacacccacgcacacgcacacgttAAGAGGATGGCCAGGAGGGGAGAGGCTTATAAATTGCATCTTTATGCACTATAAACATTAATTTACTTGCCATTTAGCTAGACGCAcagttaattgaaaacaacAATACCCAGGCAGCGCATCAGAGGCAGTGGCCACATCACACGCCCCCATCCCGccccttttggccataatGCAGCGACGGCGGCAGCGCAAACAACTTTAAATTATGCAACGAATAGGAAATGCAGCGTACAAAAATTGCAGCCATCGTGAAACTTTCACTGGGGGCGGGGAAGTAATgccaaatttaattgcaattaatgcGCAGTAAAGCGGAAGTGCCATAGAAACGAGGCAGCGCGTCCATGCTGCGCGGCCGGCATTTCCGGTTGGCGCCATGTTGCAGCCGGGTGGCTTGGAGTGCGCCCGGGTGGCAAGCCCGATGTGTAAACAGGAATGCTCTTCCCGGTTCTCGGTTTAGCCCCAGGGATTAAACTAATTGGGTAACGAGCTCTCACTTTTGTCTTTCCAGCAGGTGTTTAGTCCActtctttatatttatatatctcaGATGAGAACTACTCCAAACTAAGCTATATTTACGGTCCATAATGAGTAGAGGTTGATCAGAGGTCTTTTGTAGACTATTTCACTCCCACGTAATTCGTATATTAATAGAAATCCAATTTATGATGTTTCCAGTGATAAAGGCTTAAAGTTCAAGATTAAAATGATATAGAGCACAATTAGTATCTACTGATAGATTcctttttaaaaacaattaaaactaTTACGAAATAGATTGAGATTGTATTGATTGATGCTTTGTATAAAAGCATACCACACTCTTTCTACAAAAATTgcggaaaagaaaattaaatgggTAAGAACATTGCGTGTATATCGATCACTGCATCAAAAGCGcgcttaaaatattttatgttaaatGAACCAGTTGGCCATATTTAATTGTGTTGAGtattgaatatattattttccagaacaacaaacaaagaGCAGTCAGAGCAAGAACACTACAAAGATGAACTAAACTGAGCCTTGAGCCCATATACCCCAAATCCGTGACCCAAAATATTCAAATGGGCCGTGCGGAAACGGATGCACAAAGTAAGAAATCAAGTTTAAAGGGCCCCTGCCGTTTTCGTTTGGCAACATCGTTCGAGCCGCGTGACACCCGATTTAGGGATGGGGAGTCCGAGTTACATGCTACCTGGTTGCATTTACCTGGCGCCGTCGCGAAATTCAATTACTCGTGCACCATAAACCGATTaacttatataaatatttatatcgcTGAAATGCAGTCGGTCGCCAATGGCTTTATGGTTCGTGCCGCCCGTTTGAAGGGCGCTTCCGGTGGGCGGTGGGGGCGGTTTCGTTGTAACGGGGCGTGGCCTATCTGTGGGCGTGCGCCTGCATATGCAAACAGTTTTCCGGCGCGGCGTCGGGGTCGTTGGTCATTCAGAGAAATGGAGCTGCGGCGgcaataatttcatttgcatttgcatttgttgcCGTTTATGGTCCACTCAAGTGATGTCAGTTGTCCGACCGGGTCCAAGTTCCCCCTTTCGACCCCGCTCGGTTCACACTCCAAGTGTTTAATGATAACACGCTAGGTGTCATCCACAGGCAAGGACCCTCGAGGCTAGGACATAACAGAACTGAACTCAACTGAACAGAACTGTGTAGAACAGAAACAGCAGGCCGGAAGGCATATCATTACAATGCGGCGACAGTGGGCCGTTGCAGTTGCCGTTCGGTCGTAGATACACTGGGAAAAACCACTCATATAGTGGTCATTAATTCGGAAACAGTTGTACAGACAACTGCCGAAGATTTTCCATTTAGGTTGGCATCTGCTGCTATCGATCCCAGTTTCTCTCT harbors:
- the RabGGTa gene encoding Rab geranylgeranyltransferase subunit alpha; its protein translation is MHGRVKVRTTEEERERKKKEQALKVRAYRAAMGRIQKKREAGELDNEMLSLTVQILLRNPDVSMLWNIRRECVLEKLFRLKEEEATCETPSEEKPEKENQTGENKPSEKKAAGEDKAHSIFTCELDLTEQCLMVNPKSYNAWHHRCWTLEQNPRADWQQEVKLCNKYLKFDERNFHTWDYRRYVTGKAMVPATQELDFCTEKIRANFSNYSSWHHRSLLLPELYPNQQRDRPMSEEKLQKELEMVLTAAFTDPNDSSAWFYQRWLLGSGAQLDRAPRIAAFRLESHGAVLALDKPYPDIKQLKTELVGGGQTILLEFWLPVDKRGTSWKCQQNFDYQRNSAYSLRLSDQKVDLSPLSGSENGAYYIAPPHGTTSCSKDLLAELQTQLQSCLDLLEFEPDSKWTLLTSALLMRAIDFSANHETSLAHLAKLEKVDFLREGYYKDLAARWTLEWELAKWPQSADFPKRFDIANAVLLESLPYDQYLVIADEITLPNKLRDKLGESVPKTFADLKLQS